One window from the genome of candidate division KSB1 bacterium encodes:
- the secD gene encoding protein translocase subunit SecD, producing MRRNNLLRTIIIGLAIVWSLWQLYPTFVVGRQKKEAENYLVQIERETGLNRDEINEALNAGQLESRIRQRLHDKPADSLQALLKEAASLIALHDKISKNETKTIKRGLDLQGGTYLVYEVNLPKLMRDVAKNKDARFEEIMKKLDVVAATPNADYFAALQASFAEADIRLNRYFGSRAQTDAQILDELKREADDAIDRNLEILRNRIDQFGVSEPSITKQGSRRVVVELAGITDKNRAKNIIGKTALLEFNLVKDPQIFQDVITKIDNLLKRDLAAKPEVGTAIDTSVTDSTGASGKVSKDKAVNVSELFAGSSIVPSDTAAASSDSVQVDKDIFSGNPFISLLRDVGRSEVAVPAQNVRAVERILNNPEVQKLIPPDAEFAWSNKPEKVADEQYYYLYLVKKEAELTGALLTDARPEIASGSGMIRQGEWTVSMQLNDEGTRIFSRVTGANVNKRLAIMLDNKVVMAPNIKEKIPSGRASIEGSMNAEEAKDLAIVLRAGSLQAPMQVIEERTVGPSLGQDSISKGTWSAIISLILVMLFMAVYYKLSGLLADSALVLNLVMLLACMAFLKATLTLPGIAGIILTIGMAVDANVLILERIREELRAGKTVRASIDAGYDRAFWTIFDANITTLLTALVLYQFGTGPIKGFAVTLMFGIAVSMFTAIVVTRVVYDYVTRRYNLKALSI from the coding sequence ATGCGACGTAATAATCTGTTGCGAACAATCATCATCGGGCTTGCCATAGTTTGGTCGCTTTGGCAGCTTTACCCGACTTTTGTCGTTGGTCGCCAAAAAAAAGAAGCGGAAAATTATTTGGTGCAAATCGAGCGGGAAACCGGTTTGAATCGTGACGAAATCAACGAGGCCTTGAATGCCGGCCAACTCGAATCGCGCATCCGCCAACGGCTGCACGATAAACCAGCCGATAGCCTGCAGGCGTTGTTGAAGGAAGCCGCGAGCTTGATTGCATTGCACGACAAAATCAGCAAGAACGAGACCAAGACCATCAAACGCGGTTTGGATTTGCAGGGCGGCACCTACCTGGTGTATGAAGTCAATTTGCCAAAACTGATGCGTGACGTGGCCAAAAACAAGGACGCGCGTTTCGAGGAAATTATGAAAAAGCTCGATGTAGTCGCTGCCACGCCCAACGCCGATTATTTCGCGGCCTTGCAGGCGAGTTTTGCCGAAGCCGATATTCGTCTCAATCGTTATTTCGGCTCGCGCGCGCAAACCGATGCGCAAATCCTCGACGAGCTGAAAAGAGAGGCGGATGATGCGATTGACCGCAACCTGGAGATTCTGCGCAACCGCATCGACCAATTCGGCGTGTCCGAGCCTTCGATCACCAAACAGGGCAGCCGCCGCGTGGTGGTGGAGCTGGCCGGCATTACCGATAAAAATCGCGCCAAAAATATCATCGGCAAAACCGCGTTGCTGGAATTCAACCTCGTCAAAGACCCGCAAATTTTTCAGGACGTCATTACCAAGATCGACAATCTGCTCAAGCGCGATCTGGCGGCGAAGCCCGAGGTGGGTACCGCGATTGACACCAGCGTTACCGACAGCACCGGCGCCAGCGGCAAAGTCAGCAAGGACAAAGCGGTGAACGTTTCCGAATTGTTTGCCGGCTCTTCGATTGTGCCAAGTGACACGGCTGCCGCCTCGTCCGACTCCGTTCAGGTGGACAAGGACATCTTTTCCGGCAATCCGTTTATCTCGCTGCTTCGAGACGTTGGCCGCAGCGAAGTAGCCGTCCCCGCCCAAAATGTCCGCGCGGTTGAGCGCATTCTGAACAATCCGGAGGTGCAAAAACTCATTCCACCGGACGCCGAATTTGCCTGGTCGAATAAACCCGAAAAAGTCGCCGATGAACAATACTATTATCTCTATTTGGTGAAAAAAGAGGCGGAGTTGACCGGCGCGCTTTTGACCGATGCGCGACCAGAAATTGCCAGCGGCTCCGGCATGATCCGCCAGGGCGAATGGACGGTGAGCATGCAATTGAATGATGAAGGCACAAGAATTTTTTCGCGCGTCACCGGCGCGAACGTGAACAAACGCCTTGCCATCATGCTGGACAATAAAGTCGTCATGGCCCCGAACATCAAAGAAAAAATTCCCAGCGGTCGGGCTTCGATTGAAGGGAGCATGAATGCGGAGGAAGCAAAGGATCTGGCAATCGTTTTGCGCGCCGGCTCTTTGCAAGCGCCAATGCAAGTGATTGAAGAGCGCACCGTCGGCCCCTCGCTGGGACAGGATTCGATCTCCAAAGGCACGTGGTCGGCCATCATCAGCTTGATTTTGGTGATGCTGTTTATGGCAGTTTATTACAAGCTTTCCGGCCTTCTGGCCGATAGCGCTCTCGTGCTGAATCTGGTGATGCTGCTGGCGTGCATGGCCTTTCTCAAAGCCACGCTGACGCTCCCCGGCATCGCCGGCATCATCTTGACCATCGGTATGGCGGTCGACGCCAACGTGCTGATTTTGGAGCGCATTCGGGAAGAGCTGCGCGCCGGCAAAACCGTCCGCGCTTCCATCGACGCCGGTTATGACCGCGCCTTTTGGACCATTTTTGACGCCAATATCACGACGCTGCTCACGGCGCTGGTGCTCTATCAATTCGGCACTGGCCCGATCAAAGGCTTTGCCGTCACCCTGATGTTCGGCATCGCCGTGAGCATGTTTACCGCCATCGTGGTGACGCGTGTGGTTTACGATTATGTCACCCGTCGTTACAATCTCAAAGCCTTGAGCATTTGA
- a CDS encoding terpene cyclase/mutase family protein — protein MTALGLGGAFATTARHLRDFMQFRIYRPAHLRIGLQDFFDLRAPVGTVQSNTIHLQQAMDWLCRAQDATSDAGVSARYRLSKGWAASYPETTGYIIPTFFDYANLTQDKNYRQRAIGMADWLLAVQLADGAFSAHDINAPREPRVFNTGQALLGLVRAFGETGNDAYLNAASRAGDWLISVQNENGTWNRFEYYQRPHAYHTEVDWPLLQLFGITQKPIYRDAAVKNLDWVLSQQQPNGWFDHCGFREDQAPYLHTIAYTINGLLESGVMLQPDQPFNNAYVRAAWLASEALLHRFEIRHFMPGQFDRNWKATVSYSCLTGNMQTSINWLRLYEVTGDIRFLNGALKLNDFVKSTQDLHSNHPGIRGGIKGSHPLWGRYIRYSYPNWAAKFFADALMLEDKLMAELYQREGVA, from the coding sequence ATGACTGCACTCGGCCTCGGAGGAGCTTTCGCCACAACAGCAAGGCACTTGCGTGATTTCATGCAGTTTCGCATTTACCGCCCGGCACATTTGCGTATTGGCTTGCAAGATTTCTTTGATTTACGTGCGCCGGTCGGCACTGTGCAATCAAATACGATTCATCTGCAGCAGGCAATGGACTGGCTTTGCCGCGCGCAGGATGCGACCAGTGACGCCGGCGTTTCCGCGCGATACCGGCTCTCCAAAGGCTGGGCCGCTTCTTATCCTGAAACCACCGGTTATATTATTCCCACTTTTTTTGATTACGCCAATCTCACCCAGGATAAAAATTATCGCCAGCGCGCCATCGGCATGGCCGATTGGCTTTTGGCCGTGCAGCTCGCTGATGGCGCTTTTTCGGCGCACGACATCAACGCGCCTCGCGAGCCGCGTGTTTTTAACACCGGCCAGGCTTTGCTCGGATTGGTTCGCGCCTTTGGCGAGACCGGCAACGACGCGTATTTAAATGCCGCAAGCCGCGCCGGCGATTGGCTGATCTCCGTTCAAAATGAAAACGGAACATGGAACCGGTTTGAGTATTATCAACGCCCGCACGCTTATCATACCGAGGTGGATTGGCCGTTGCTGCAGCTTTTTGGGATAACACAAAAACCGATTTATCGTGACGCTGCCGTGAAAAATCTCGATTGGGTTTTATCGCAGCAACAGCCGAATGGCTGGTTCGATCATTGCGGCTTCAGAGAAGATCAGGCGCCTTATCTTCACACCATCGCTTATACCATTAACGGCTTGCTGGAGTCCGGCGTGATGCTGCAGCCGGATCAGCCCTTCAACAACGCCTATGTGCGGGCGGCGTGGCTCGCTTCCGAAGCCTTGCTGCACCGCTTCGAGATTCGACATTTTATGCCCGGGCAGTTTGATCGAAATTGGAAAGCCACGGTGAGTTACAGTTGTTTGACCGGCAACATGCAAACTTCGATCAACTGGCTGCGGCTCTACGAAGTGACCGGGGATATCCGCTTTCTCAACGGCGCGTTGAAGCTCAATGATTTTGTGAAATCGACCCAGGATTTGCACAGCAACCATCCGGGCATTCGCGGCGGCATCAAAGGCTCACATCCGCTTTGGGGGCGATACATTCGTTATAGTTATCCCAATTGGGCGGCGAAATTCTTCGCCGATGCGCTCATGCTGGAAGACAAGCTCATGGCCGAGCTATATCAACGGGAGGGCGTGGCTTGA